One Legionella lansingensis genomic region harbors:
- a CDS encoding DesA family fatty acid desaturase: MFGVLNLPLWGYFLVGLILTQITIASVTIYLHRYQTHRALKLHPIVSHFFRFWLWLTTGMVTAEWVAIHRKHHATTDIEGDPHSPKIFGLKRVFWQVPELYRETAKDKEMIKKYSHGTPNDWIERKLYSRHNAKGILLMFLLDLFFFGSIGITIWAIQMMWIPLSAGVVNGVGHFAGYRNFECPDASTNVFPWGLFIGGEELHNNHHAFASSAKFSIKWWEIDLGWLYIRCLAFLRLAHVKKLPPKMVTNKDKSYVDLDTVKAVISNRFHIMSEYYKLVIKPILRHEKRNSDKKKIDKQVFKHAGKLLRREEKLLSPQANSYLQALLNRYEKLQLVHHYRQSLQNIWLKTSSSQNQLIESLQQWCKQAEASGLEVLRQFALQIKCYVPKSTHLYDY, encoded by the coding sequence ATGTTTGGTGTTTTAAACTTGCCGTTATGGGGCTATTTTTTAGTAGGCTTAATTCTCACACAAATTACCATTGCTTCAGTAACGATTTACTTACATCGTTATCAAACACATCGAGCTTTAAAACTACATCCGATAGTTAGTCATTTCTTCCGTTTCTGGCTTTGGTTAACCACTGGGATGGTTACTGCAGAATGGGTCGCTATTCATCGCAAACATCACGCAACTACAGATATTGAAGGCGATCCACACAGCCCTAAGATATTTGGTTTAAAAAGAGTTTTTTGGCAAGTGCCGGAATTGTACCGTGAAACTGCTAAAGATAAGGAAATGATAAAAAAATATTCTCATGGCACCCCAAATGATTGGATTGAGCGCAAACTGTATTCTCGCCATAACGCGAAGGGCATATTACTGATGTTCTTACTCGACCTTTTCTTCTTTGGGAGCATTGGTATTACAATCTGGGCTATACAAATGATGTGGATTCCACTTTCTGCAGGTGTTGTTAACGGTGTGGGGCATTTTGCAGGATATCGGAATTTCGAATGTCCGGATGCTTCGACCAACGTTTTCCCCTGGGGATTGTTTATTGGCGGAGAGGAATTACATAATAACCATCATGCATTTGCTTCCTCGGCAAAATTCTCGATCAAATGGTGGGAAATCGATTTAGGTTGGCTTTATATTCGCTGTTTAGCCTTTTTGCGGCTTGCCCACGTTAAAAAATTGCCCCCCAAAATGGTCACAAACAAAGACAAATCATACGTTGACCTCGATACAGTAAAAGCAGTGATCAGTAATCGCTTTCATATCATGTCTGAGTATTACAAACTCGTTATAAAACCTATCCTGCGTCATGAAAAAAGAAACAGCGATAAGAAGAAAATTGATAAACAAGTGTTTAAACATGCGGGGAAATTATTACGACGAGAGGAGAAACTATTATCTCCACAGGCTAACTCCTATTTACAAGCCTTGTTGAATCGATATGAAAAGCTACAACTCGTGCATCACTATCGCCAGTCACTGCAAAATATTTGGTTAAAAACCTCTTCATCTCAAAATCAACTGATTGAATCATTACAGCAATGGTGTAAACAAGCAGAAGCGTCTGGCCTTGAGGTATTACGTCAATTTGCTTTGCAAATAAAATGTTATGTGCCTAAAAGCACACATTTGTATGATTATTGA
- a CDS encoding MFS transporter — MKPITHTGFDIRQVNIKQIIAWALYDFANSSYFVVIFTFVFATYFTNEIAANEIEGTALWGYTISASALLIAVMSPFAGALADFGGYHKSWLFFFTYLGIISTACLWFAYPNQNSVPLALACIFISNFALEVGTVFYNSFLPKLSPPNYIGRISGWAWGCGYLGGLLCLIIALVVFIKGDFGLWFGKEQYANIRAITLFVALWICIFSLPLFIIVQQQKSKQFSMAIAIKKGTAELLTTLKNLPGQKDLLLFLVARIFYIDGLNSVLALGGIYAAGTFKLSISDIMTFGIILNITAGFGAALFSWFDDWIGSKKTIFIALGCLTLTFCFLLTVKSAFIFWIFAPVIGIFVGPTQAASRTFLARLAKPEEITRMYGLYSLSGKATSFLGPLLVGLVTVYTDSQRWGMSILLPFFIIGGALLYFVNEQNKT; from the coding sequence TTGAAGCCAATTACGCATACTGGTTTTGACATAAGGCAAGTTAATATAAAGCAAATTATTGCCTGGGCATTATACGATTTTGCCAACTCATCCTATTTTGTGGTTATATTTACTTTTGTTTTTGCTACTTATTTTACCAATGAAATAGCTGCCAATGAGATTGAAGGAACCGCTCTATGGGGGTATACGATTTCAGCCTCAGCATTGCTCATTGCTGTGATGAGTCCATTTGCTGGTGCATTAGCAGATTTTGGTGGTTATCATAAATCCTGGCTGTTCTTTTTTACTTACTTAGGTATTATTTCGACAGCTTGTTTGTGGTTTGCCTACCCTAATCAGAATTCCGTTCCTCTGGCTTTGGCATGTATATTCATTAGTAATTTTGCTTTAGAGGTCGGTACCGTTTTCTATAATTCCTTTTTGCCAAAACTATCACCCCCAAATTATATAGGACGCATTTCTGGCTGGGCCTGGGGATGTGGATATTTAGGTGGGCTATTATGTTTAATCATTGCGTTGGTTGTATTTATCAAGGGGGATTTTGGACTTTGGTTCGGGAAGGAACAATACGCGAATATTCGTGCGATCACTTTATTCGTAGCATTGTGGATCTGTATTTTTAGCTTACCTTTATTCATCATTGTTCAGCAGCAGAAAAGTAAGCAGTTTTCAATGGCTATTGCTATCAAAAAGGGAACAGCAGAGTTGCTAACCACTTTAAAGAACTTACCTGGGCAAAAAGATCTACTGTTATTCTTAGTGGCTCGTATTTTCTACATTGACGGCTTGAATTCGGTATTGGCATTAGGCGGGATTTATGCCGCAGGCACATTTAAATTAAGTATCAGCGACATCATGACATTTGGGATCATTCTTAATATCACAGCAGGATTTGGTGCAGCATTATTTTCCTGGTTTGATGATTGGATTGGTTCAAAGAAAACAATCTTTATTGCCTTGGGTTGTTTAACCCTGACGTTTTGTTTTTTACTAACGGTTAAATCAGCATTTATATTTTGGATTTTTGCACCAGTCATTGGTATTTTTGTAGGACCAACTCAGGCCGCCAGCCGTACTTTCCTCGCTCGTTTGGCTAAACCGGAAGAAATCACTCGCATGTACGGTTTATATTCCCTTTCTGGCAAAGCCACCAGTTTTCTAGGTCCTCTATTAGTAGGGTTAGTAACCGTTTATACAGACAGTCAACGCTGGGGTATGTCGATCCTCCTGCCCTTTTTTATTATCGGCGGCGCTTTATTATATTTCGTGAATGAACAAAATAAAACGTAA
- a CDS encoding APC family permease — MPLKRTLSLTLVTFYGLGTILGAGIYALVGEVAKQAEEFTPLAFLIASVIAFFTAASYAELSSRFPQSAGSALYVRRAFDHAWLSGLIGWVVVLTGVISAATIAHGFANYIALFFPIPSYISITILILILGGLALWGIRESATLIMIMTIIEVGGILMIIVYGRSAFTPLNISQLTMPHSFDGVLLGAFIAFYAYIGFEDMVNTAEETIKPERTLPVAIFLAIASASILYLLIAWVIVATLPTDILAQSNIPLVKIIERQGQSPTLFTLIALVSITNGVAVQIIMASRLIYGMAKQENAPKLFSIVAERTQTPVYATLLVMFIILVFAYALPITTLAKLTSSIILCIFIMIHVSLIKIKLREKKKSGTFSLPIIFPIIAIGLTGAFLGMQFFLN, encoded by the coding sequence ATGCCTCTGAAGAGAACATTATCTTTAACGCTCGTAACCTTTTATGGTTTAGGTACGATTTTAGGTGCTGGCATTTATGCCCTTGTAGGTGAAGTCGCAAAACAGGCCGAAGAATTCACACCGTTAGCATTTTTAATCGCCTCCGTCATTGCTTTTTTTACTGCTGCTTCTTACGCGGAATTAAGCTCGCGTTTCCCTCAAAGTGCGGGTTCTGCTCTTTATGTGAGAAGAGCGTTCGATCATGCGTGGTTATCAGGTTTAATTGGCTGGGTTGTTGTGTTAACAGGTGTCATTTCAGCAGCTACAATAGCTCATGGTTTTGCCAATTATATTGCTTTATTTTTTCCCATACCTTCCTACATAAGTATCACCATTTTAATCCTCATCTTAGGCGGTCTTGCTCTCTGGGGTATTCGTGAATCGGCTACGCTTATCATGATCATGACTATCATTGAGGTGGGAGGGATATTGATGATCATTGTTTATGGTCGCAGTGCCTTTACCCCTCTTAATATTTCACAATTGACTATGCCCCATTCCTTTGATGGGGTATTGCTCGGTGCCTTTATCGCTTTTTATGCATACATTGGCTTTGAAGATATGGTGAATACTGCAGAAGAGACTATCAAGCCTGAGAGAACACTCCCTGTTGCTATTTTTCTCGCGATAGCAAGTGCCAGTATTTTATATCTGCTCATCGCTTGGGTCATTGTTGCGACCTTACCTACAGACATTTTAGCCCAAAGCAATATACCGCTCGTAAAAATTATCGAACGGCAAGGACAATCACCAACACTATTTACCTTAATTGCTTTGGTATCGATAACGAATGGAGTAGCGGTACAGATTATCATGGCGTCACGACTTATTTATGGTATGGCTAAGCAAGAAAATGCTCCGAAATTATTCTCGATCGTAGCTGAAAGAACTCAAACACCCGTTTATGCCACCCTGTTAGTTATGTTTATTATTTTAGTGTTCGCATATGCATTGCCAATTACCACACTGGCTAAATTAACCAGTAGTATTATTCTTTGTATTTTTATAATGATTCATGTCTCTCTCATTAAAATTAAGCTTAGAGAAAAGAAAAAATCGGGCACATTCTCATTACCTATCATTTTCCCTATAATCGCGATTGGTTTAACAGGGGCTTTTTTAGGAATGCAATTCTTTCTGAATTAA
- a CDS encoding CBS domain-containing protein — MRVGEFCNREVVMIMSDESVKKVAELMRLHHVGDVILVEEQDGKKTPVGIISDRDLVIEVMVPGLNPDDLAARDIVTRSLMVVHEDDSLLDALDLMREKGVRRLPVVDIKNTLIGIITLDDITDLLAEMLGNVSGVVERQRQLESKQRP; from the coding sequence ATGCGAGTAGGTGAATTCTGTAATCGAGAAGTCGTCATGATCATGAGCGACGAGTCGGTAAAAAAGGTCGCAGAGCTTATGCGTTTGCATCATGTGGGTGATGTCATTTTGGTTGAAGAACAAGATGGTAAAAAAACTCCCGTGGGGATTATCTCTGACCGTGATTTAGTCATTGAAGTGATGGTACCAGGCTTAAACCCTGATGACCTGGCCGCACGTGACATTGTCACCCGTTCTTTAATGGTCGTTCATGAAGACGATAGTCTTTTAGATGCTCTTGATTTGATGCGAGAAAAAGGGGTACGTCGTTTACCAGTAGTAGACATTAAAAACACATTAATAGGAATCATCACCCTTGACGATATTACGGATCTCTTAGCTGAAATGCTAGGCAATGTCTCAGGTGTAGTCGAACGTCAACGACAACTTGAGAGTAAACAAAGACCTTGA
- a CDS encoding HPF/RaiA family ribosome-associated protein, with the protein MQLPIQVVFRNMEPSPTAEQKARSLAQKLERYFDKIMACRVVIESPHRHHHKGKLYHVRIDLTVPDAELVASRERSEHHAHEDVYVAIRDAFNAIKRQLQSYARQRRGEVKHHEQPLYGHVLEVCPPADYGYIETPDGRQIRFTSHSVIDYDFTKLEVGDRVRFAEVENANAEEPVASTVYVENTTHR; encoded by the coding sequence ATGCAACTTCCTATTCAAGTGGTATTTCGCAATATGGAGCCCTCACCCACTGCTGAGCAAAAAGCCCGCTCGTTAGCTCAAAAACTGGAACGCTATTTTGATAAGATTATGGCCTGCCGCGTAGTTATAGAATCTCCTCACCGACATCATCATAAGGGAAAACTTTATCATGTCCGCATTGATCTCACTGTACCGGATGCTGAACTGGTAGCAAGTCGCGAACGTTCGGAACATCATGCTCATGAAGATGTTTATGTCGCAATACGGGATGCTTTCAATGCGATTAAAAGGCAACTTCAAAGTTATGCAAGACAACGTCGTGGCGAGGTGAAACATCATGAACAGCCGCTCTACGGCCATGTGCTTGAAGTTTGTCCCCCTGCCGATTATGGTTATATCGAAACGCCAGACGGACGACAAATTCGCTTTACAAGTCATAGTGTAATTGATTATGACTTTACCAAGCTCGAAGTTGGCGACAGGGTGCGTTTTGCAGAAGTAGAGAATGCTAATGCTGAGGAACCTGTTGCTAGTACCGTCTATGTTGAAAATACGACTCATCGGTAG
- a CDS encoding YajQ family cyclic di-GMP-binding protein has product MPSFDIVSEVSKVELRHAVDNAVREMGTRFDFRDVEASIELNDLIVTLKSESDFQVRQLEDLFRNHCTKRGVDTGGVDIEDKPVHSGKIFSLSMTFKQGIDQPTAKEIVKLIKDSKLKVQTSILGEKVRVTGKKRDDLQDVIALLKKSDIKLPLQFENFRD; this is encoded by the coding sequence ATGCCTTCTTTTGATATCGTTTCTGAGGTTAGCAAAGTTGAGTTGCGTCATGCGGTGGATAATGCCGTGCGCGAAATGGGTACGCGATTTGATTTCCGTGACGTGGAGGCGAGTATTGAACTGAATGATTTGATTGTGACGCTTAAATCCGAATCCGATTTTCAAGTACGTCAGTTAGAAGATTTATTTCGCAATCATTGTACTAAGCGAGGCGTCGATACAGGTGGTGTTGATATTGAGGACAAGCCCGTCCACAGTGGTAAGATTTTTTCGCTCTCAATGACCTTTAAACAAGGCATTGATCAGCCGACCGCTAAGGAAATTGTTAAATTAATCAAGGATAGCAAGTTAAAGGTTCAAACGTCGATATTGGGTGAAAAAGTACGAGTAACAGGGAAGAAACGTGATGATTTACAAGATGTTATTGCTTTATTGAAAAAATCCGACATCAAATTGCCACTGCAGTTTGAAAATTTCCGTGATTGA
- the efp gene encoding elongation factor P, translating to MAIYSTNEFKNGLKVMVDNAPCSIVDCEFVKPGKGQAFTRVKIRNLKTGRVVERTYKSGETLPSADVADVEMQYLYNDGEHWHFMVPDTFEQYAVGHEAVADAAQWLKEQDLCVVTLWNNEAIQVTPPNFVVLAITETDPGVRGDTSGGGGKPATLETGAVVRVPLFVQTGELIKVDTRTGEYVSRAKE from the coding sequence ATGGCAATCTACAGCACCAATGAATTCAAAAATGGTTTGAAGGTTATGGTTGATAATGCACCTTGCAGCATTGTCGATTGCGAATTTGTTAAACCTGGAAAAGGACAAGCTTTTACAAGGGTTAAAATTCGCAACTTAAAGACGGGCCGTGTTGTTGAACGTACCTATAAGTCAGGCGAAACTTTGCCTTCCGCCGATGTAGCCGATGTAGAGATGCAATATTTATATAACGACGGAGAGCATTGGCATTTTATGGTTCCTGATACCTTTGAACAATACGCCGTGGGACATGAGGCGGTGGCTGATGCTGCGCAGTGGTTGAAAGAACAAGATCTGTGCGTTGTGACACTATGGAATAATGAGGCCATTCAAGTGACGCCACCTAACTTTGTGGTATTGGCGATCACTGAAACCGATCCAGGGGTTAGAGGAGATACTTCTGGTGGTGGTGGTAAACCAGCCACCCTGGAAACAGGTGCCGTTGTCCGGGTACCTCTTTTTGTGCAGACAGGTGAATTGATCAAAGTTGACACTCGTACCGGTGAATACGTGTCGAGAGCTAAAGAATAA
- the epmB gene encoding EF-P beta-lysylation protein EpmB, with product MRDSSVSWQKILAQGFASVNELLEFLSLPLTLGSTMAEQNFKTRVPRGFVARMQQGNPRDPLLLQVLAVNEELTDVEGYISDPLAEHNNHPRQGLIHKYKGRVLLTLTGACAINCRYCFRRHFPYENHNPGREGWRTALDYVQADSTIHEVILSGGDPLLASNQVIASLLQQLQEISHLRTIRFHTRIPIVLPERIDTGFLQCLEATPLRKVIVLHTNHPQELNHAVFEACKALRESGCHLLNQSVLLKGVNDEVDTLAELSEQLLNCGVLPYYLHLLDKVKGAAHFDIPEEEALSIYRELQKRLPGYLLPRLAREEPGKESKTIFV from the coding sequence ATGCGAGATTCCTCTGTGAGTTGGCAAAAAATTCTGGCGCAGGGTTTTGCCTCGGTCAATGAATTACTTGAATTTTTATCCTTGCCTTTGACGTTAGGTAGTACTATGGCTGAGCAGAATTTTAAAACGCGTGTTCCTCGTGGTTTTGTTGCTCGTATGCAACAAGGAAATCCTCGTGACCCGCTTCTTTTGCAGGTTCTTGCGGTAAATGAGGAGTTAACCGATGTCGAAGGTTATATTTCCGATCCTCTTGCCGAGCACAACAATCATCCCAGACAAGGTCTAATACATAAATATAAGGGCCGTGTGTTGCTAACCTTAACCGGAGCTTGCGCTATTAATTGTCGGTATTGCTTTCGACGTCATTTCCCATATGAAAACCATAACCCAGGCAGAGAAGGATGGCGGACGGCTCTCGATTACGTTCAAGCAGATAGCACAATTCACGAAGTCATTTTAAGTGGAGGGGATCCGCTATTGGCTAGCAACCAGGTTATTGCTTCCCTTCTACAACAATTGCAAGAAATCAGTCATCTCAGAACGATCCGTTTTCATACACGCATCCCTATTGTTCTTCCGGAGCGTATTGATACAGGTTTTTTGCAGTGTCTTGAAGCTACCCCCCTTAGAAAAGTGATTGTTCTGCACACAAATCATCCTCAAGAATTAAACCATGCTGTCTTTGAGGCTTGCAAGGCATTACGTGAAAGCGGTTGTCACTTGTTGAATCAGTCGGTGTTATTAAAAGGCGTTAATGATGAGGTAGATACGCTTGCTGAGCTAAGCGAGCAATTATTGAACTGTGGAGTATTACCTTACTATCTACATTTGTTAGATAAGGTAAAGGGAGCAGCTCACTTTGATATTCCCGAAGAAGAAGCATTAAGCATTTATAGAGAATTACAAAAGAGATTGCCTGGTTATCTTTTACCACGATTGGCACGTGAAGAACCAGGAAAAGAAAGTAAGACAATTTTTGTTTAG
- the ppk1 gene encoding polyphosphate kinase 1 translates to MTDELDNPEYYINREFTALAFNERVLQLAKDEHVPLLERMRFLCICSGNLDEFFEIRVAGLKEKIALSSRKQYIDGLQADEIFTQLSKKVHILIDELYHIFNKELLPAMKRENIHFLATEEWTDDIHLWAKHYFKNEILPIVSPIALDLAHPFPRLFNKSLNFIISLRGKDAFDRNIDYAVIHAPRSIPRLIHLPSELCEEGSTYFVYLSSIIETHVHSLFPGMEINGCYPFRLTRNSDLFLREEEIEDLAVAVQRELFSRHYGHVVRLEVDKNCPANIVDFLLQKHHLHHEDAYHCDGPVNLQRYFSVINRIERPELNYPPLIVHYPEMLYKRNLFNALDEQDILLHHPYQSYDVVIDFVRQAAADPNVLAIKQTLYRTHSESVMVKALVEAARTGKEVTAVVELRARFDEESNLRLANHLHEAGVLVLYGVVGYKTHAKMTLVVRRAHGKLKRYAHLGTGNYHEQTAKRYTDFGLLTCEPTITSDVQIIFQQLTGLGRTVKLKALCHSPFTLQKNLLQLIEDCMQAALEGKETEINIKVNGLTDKTMIKALYRASQAGVKINLLVRSVCCLKPGIPNVSENIRVISIVGRFLEHHRVYYFRTGNEERYYCSSADLMERNLYTRIELMFPILDESHCKRIKQEIFKNYLKDNCNAWEMQADGSYKPMTNGKYSAQEKLIELYSNKNGD, encoded by the coding sequence TTGACTGATGAGTTAGATAACCCGGAGTACTATATTAACCGGGAATTTACAGCTTTGGCTTTCAATGAGCGGGTATTACAACTTGCAAAAGATGAGCACGTCCCTCTTTTGGAGCGTATGCGTTTTCTTTGTATTTGTAGTGGCAACTTAGACGAGTTCTTTGAAATCCGCGTGGCTGGTCTGAAAGAAAAAATTGCCCTTTCATCAAGAAAACAATACATCGATGGCTTACAAGCTGACGAAATTTTCACTCAGCTAAGCAAGAAAGTACACATACTTATCGATGAGCTTTATCATATTTTTAATAAAGAGCTACTTCCGGCAATGAAAAGAGAAAATATCCACTTTTTGGCAACGGAAGAATGGACCGATGATATTCATTTGTGGGCAAAGCACTATTTCAAAAACGAAATTTTACCTATTGTCAGTCCTATAGCCCTCGACTTAGCTCATCCTTTCCCACGATTATTCAATAAAAGCTTAAATTTCATTATTTCTTTGCGAGGTAAGGACGCTTTTGATCGTAATATTGATTATGCAGTTATTCATGCTCCACGTTCTATACCACGTCTTATTCATTTACCTTCAGAACTTTGTGAGGAAGGAAGCACATACTTTGTCTATTTATCTTCAATTATTGAAACACATGTTCATAGTTTATTTCCGGGAATGGAAATCAATGGTTGCTATCCTTTTCGATTAACACGCAATAGCGATTTGTTTTTACGTGAGGAGGAAATAGAAGACTTGGCTGTTGCTGTTCAGCGCGAGCTTTTTTCACGCCATTATGGACACGTAGTACGTCTTGAGGTAGATAAAAATTGTCCGGCTAATATCGTCGATTTTTTATTGCAAAAACATCATCTACATCATGAAGATGCTTACCACTGTGATGGTCCAGTGAATTTGCAGCGTTATTTTAGTGTTATCAACCGTATTGAGCGGCCTGAGTTAAATTATCCACCACTCATTGTCCATTATCCTGAGATGCTATATAAACGCAATCTATTTAACGCCCTTGATGAACAAGACATTCTCTTGCATCACCCCTATCAAAGTTATGATGTGGTTATTGATTTTGTCCGTCAGGCTGCAGCCGATCCCAATGTTTTAGCGATTAAACAAACATTATATCGCACGCACTCGGAATCAGTTATGGTCAAGGCTTTAGTTGAGGCAGCGAGAACAGGTAAAGAAGTCACTGCCGTTGTTGAATTAAGAGCTCGTTTTGATGAAGAGTCCAACTTAAGGCTGGCCAACCATCTTCATGAAGCGGGTGTTCTGGTTCTATATGGGGTTGTAGGTTACAAAACTCACGCAAAAATGACCTTGGTTGTCAGAAGAGCACACGGAAAATTAAAGCGTTATGCCCACTTGGGCACTGGTAATTACCATGAGCAAACGGCAAAACGTTATACTGATTTTGGTTTGTTGACCTGCGAGCCAACCATCACGTCTGATGTACAAATTATTTTTCAGCAACTGACTGGTTTAGGAAGAACAGTAAAACTCAAAGCATTGTGCCATTCTCCTTTTACCTTACAGAAAAATTTACTGCAACTTATCGAAGATTGCATGCAAGCTGCTCTCGAAGGGAAGGAAACGGAAATCAATATTAAAGTAAATGGCCTTACTGATAAAACCATGATCAAAGCACTTTATCGTGCTTCACAAGCAGGGGTAAAAATTAACCTTCTGGTTCGTAGTGTTTGTTGTCTTAAACCAGGAATTCCGAATGTTTCTGAGAATATTCGGGTAATATCTATTGTCGGACGTTTCCTCGAGCATCATCGAGTTTATTATTTTCGAACAGGAAATGAGGAGCGGTATTATTGCTCAAGCGCAGATCTTATGGAGCGTAATTTATATACTCGAATAGAGCTGATGTTCCCTATTCTTGATGAGAGTCACTGTAAACGTATCAAGCAAGAAATTTTTAAAAATTATTTAAAAGACAACTGCAATGCATGGGAAATGCAAGCAGATGGAAGTTATAAACCGATGACCAATGGAAAATACAGTGCTCAAGAGAAATTAATTGAGCTTTACAGCAACAAAAATGGGGATTAG
- a CDS encoding chromate transporter, which produces MIKTLLSVIWSFGKIGIISLGGGNSMLKLLEYESVNYRHWIGQEEFVQMVGSTFLFPGLTAVKLSALIGYKAAGMTGLILAVACLNLPGLVLAVLGYQLLSSHNGPVTYKIMVAVQYGALALLAAASFSVAQGVVAMHYSLPLALVCVLFFFCLVYWQLSPFWGFIAFIGVCFFLVR; this is translated from the coding sequence ATGATTAAAACCTTACTTTCTGTGATCTGGAGTTTTGGAAAAATTGGTATTATCTCCTTAGGCGGAGGGAACTCCATGTTGAAATTGCTTGAATATGAGTCCGTAAATTATCGCCATTGGATTGGTCAGGAAGAGTTTGTGCAAATGGTAGGCTCCACCTTTTTATTTCCGGGATTAACAGCCGTCAAACTATCCGCATTGATTGGCTATAAGGCAGCAGGGATGACTGGTTTAATTCTCGCGGTTGCTTGCTTGAATTTACCGGGGTTGGTACTTGCTGTTTTAGGTTACCAATTATTAAGCAGCCATAATGGACCTGTAACATACAAGATCATGGTGGCCGTGCAATATGGTGCTTTGGCATTGTTGGCTGCTGCTTCTTTTTCTGTAGCTCAGGGTGTGGTAGCAATGCATTATTCTTTGCCTTTGGCGTTGGTATGTGTGCTGTTCTTCTTCTGTTTAGTTTATTGGCAACTCTCTCCTTTTTGGGGCTTCATTGCCTTCATCGGTGTTTGTTTCTTTCTGGTGCGTTAA